One region of Juglans microcarpa x Juglans regia isolate MS1-56 chromosome 7S, Jm3101_v1.0, whole genome shotgun sequence genomic DNA includes:
- the LOC121240904 gene encoding uncharacterized protein LOC121240904, which yields MLTNNHTAGRKSFVMILEEKRATNATLVEFYKETHWLKKNGKFVTSATEDTYKKMVGKLDDLEPERRTDEAAANVFREVFGHRLGYARGLGEMVIPKSTRQWDHERGKEYLALIEQHKKDADNYKKDTDNYKKML from the exons ATGCTAACCAATAACCACACAGCAGGCCGCAAATCCTTTGTTATGATACTAGAGGAGAAG CGGGCGACAAATGCGACTTTGGTGGAGTTTTATAAGGAGACTCACTGGTTGAAGAAGAACGGTAAATTTGTCACCTCAGCCACTGAAGACACTTAT AAAAAGATGGTTGGCAAACTGGATGATCTAGAGCCTGAACGACGCACTGATGAGGCTGCAGCGAATGTGTTTAGGGAGGTATTTGGGCATAGACTAGGATATGCCCGGGGGCTAGGGGAGATGGTCATCCCGAAGTCGACAAGACAATGGGACCATGAACGAGGAAAAGAGTACCTTGCCTTAATCGAACAACACAAGAAAGATGCCGACAACTACAAGAAAGATACCGACAACTACAAGAAGATGCTTTGA